In Sphingomonas sp. SORGH_AS_0950, the following are encoded in one genomic region:
- a CDS encoding YdcH family protein, which yields MHTAHQTALETKHATLDRRISAETQRPVPDAMILADLKKQKLRLKEEIQGL from the coding sequence ATGCATACGGCGCATCAAACGGCCCTGGAGACCAAGCACGCGACGCTGGACCGGCGAATCAGTGCCGAGACGCAACGCCCCGTGCCGGACGCGATGATCCTGGCGGATCTCAAGAAACAGAAGCTGAGGCTGAAGGAAGAGATACAAGGCCTGTAA
- a CDS encoding PilZ domain-containing protein, producing the protein MAEDELDEGHRNGRRDSLLLMAAMTLGDDPATREVRVRNISEGGLMAELPVAVEIGTPIQFDLRGIGLVAGRVAWCTQGRVGVAFDRPIDPKLVRKPVGGGTSTPEYAKPNMAGRTRPFTY; encoded by the coding sequence ATGGCGGAAGACGAACTGGACGAAGGCCACCGCAACGGACGTCGCGATAGCCTGTTGCTGATGGCGGCGATGACGCTGGGCGACGATCCGGCGACGCGCGAAGTCCGGGTGCGCAACATCTCCGAGGGCGGCTTGATGGCCGAACTGCCGGTCGCGGTGGAGATCGGCACGCCGATCCAGTTCGACCTGCGCGGTATCGGCCTGGTCGCGGGGCGGGTCGCCTGGTGTACCCAGGGGCGGGTCGGGGTGGCCTTCGACCGGCCGATCGATCCGAAGCTGGTCCGCAAGCCGGTCGGCGGCGGCACCTCGACGCCGGAATATGCCAAGCCCAACATGGCCGGGCGGACTCGACCCTTTACCTATTGA
- the dksA gene encoding RNA polymerase-binding protein DksA produces MATVFNHVTDSTGPDVANDLDENYRPSADEPFMSLKQQAYFRRKLIDWKESIQREAQGTLSQLQVDSLREPDLTDRASSETDWSIELRTRDRQRKLISKIDAALRRIDEGEYGYCEVTGEPISLGRLEARPIATMTVEAQERHERNEKVSRDD; encoded by the coding sequence CAGGCCCGGATGTGGCCAACGATCTCGACGAAAACTATCGTCCCAGCGCGGACGAGCCGTTCATGAGCCTGAAGCAACAGGCCTATTTCCGGCGCAAGCTGATCGATTGGAAGGAATCGATCCAGCGTGAGGCGCAGGGAACCCTGTCGCAGCTCCAGGTAGATTCGCTGCGGGAACCCGATCTGACCGATCGCGCATCGAGCGAAACCGACTGGTCGATCGAGCTTCGCACCCGCGATCGCCAGCGCAAGCTGATCTCCAAGATCGACGCCGCGCTGCGTCGGATCGACGAGGGTGAATATGGCTATTGCGAAGTGACCGGCGAGCCCATCAGCCTGGGTCGCCTGGAGGCGCGTCCCATCGCGACCATGACGGTCGAGGCGCAGGAACGGCATGAGCGCAATGAAAAGGTCTCGCGCGACGACTGA